The sequence below is a genomic window from Candidatus Binatia bacterium.
CCTCGGCGGCGGGGGACTCGAGGACTGCGACGCCGACCTCGCCACCTGCACGGCGGACTTGGCGGCCTGCTACGCCCTGCCGGCGGCGCAGCGGCTGAAGACCGGGCAAACGCTCTGCTACGACGCGATCGGCACCCCGATCGCCTGTGCCGGCAGTGGCCAGGACGGCGAGTTCCAGAAGGGGGTTGCGCGGGCGTACGTCGACAACGGCGACGGGACGGTGACCGATACGAAGACGGGGCTGATGTGGGAGAAGCTGAGCGACGACGGCTCGATTCACGACCGTGACGACTACTACACGTGGACTGCGGCGGTGACGACGAAGATCGCGACGCTAAACGGCGGCGGCGGCTTCGCCGGGTATACGGACTGGCGGCTGCCGAACATCAACGAGCTGCAGAGCCTGGTCAACTACGGTGCCTCGTCTCCGGCGATCGATGCCGCCTTCAACACCGCGTGCGCAGCGTCGTGCACCGTGACGACGTGCAGTTGCACTGTCTCGGCCTACTACTGGTCGTCTACTACGACCCAGGACTACCCGAACTTCGCGTGGGACGTGACCTTCGGCATTGGGTTAGTGGTCGCGTACGATAAGTCCGGCACCAACTATGTCCGTGCCGTGCGCGGCGGCTCGTGATGCCCCTTCGCCCTTCGGGCTATGGAGCACAAGTGGATCATTAGGTCATTTGGTGCGCCAGGCCAAGCCTGGCCGATCTTGTAACCTGAAAGGAGGTTATCCTGCGAATTGCCCGTTCAGCAGGTAGCGACCCGAGCGTGCGTCGGAGTGATCCGGTGGGCGAAGCCTCGGGAAGCGAGCCCGCGAGCCGTAACGCAAGTGAACCCGAATCGGCCTCGTGAACCTCATTGAGAGTGGCCAAGCTGCCAAATATGACGAAGCCTGCCATCAACGTGGAAGCAACGGGCGTGTGCACACGTTGGGCTCTCCGGGGTGTAAGGGGACGGCGCGTGGGGACAGATCGGTCGAGGAACCTGGGAGGCCCGGCGAGGCAGGGGCGAGCAAGTGGCCCCAACGCGACACGGGAAAGCATAACCGTGTTGGCGGCAACGGCCGGGAGTCGGACCGGCTCATAGTAGTGAGGAAGCGGGTAACGACCGTGGAGCGAAGGGGCCGGAGCCATTGCGAGCGGAGGTCAGAGGAGGAGTGAGCCGCTTGGACGAGAGTCCCACTACGGACGAACCGACAACGATCGACAGGAACTTTCGACAAGGATACCCACGCATGGCCTTCCGGGCGATCAACACGTACGTTCACGAGCGGCTCGAGCGCCACCTGCGCCGTCGCAGCCAACGGCCCTGCCGCCCGCCGGCAGGGGTGACCTACCATGAGCACTTCAAGCACTTGGGTTTGGTGATCTTGTGAGGGTCAGCCGTGCAACTGCCTGCGTCTGCCGAGCGGGTGACAGCAATGGCGTGAGCCGGATGCGGGAAATCCGCACGTCCGGTTCGACGAGGGGGGAGTAGGTCGCACGCTTCGGCGTGTCGCCTTCTCCCCTACTCTACATTTTCGAGTATTTCCGGGATCCGGTCTTCGTTCTGTCCGGGGCTTGGCGCGTTAGCGCCGAGCCCCGCGAAATCGGCTGACGATGGCGCACACGGAGCACCTGCCGATCTACAAGGGCGCGTACGATCTCTGGAGTTCACGGGGACAGTGCGCGAATCTGGACACTCCGGCGGGGCGTGGGTACACGCGCGCACGCCCCGTTTACGGGGCGACTGGCTTGAGCCCGGCGATTCATCGCCGGGTGCGGTACGCGCGGCTCGGCGGGAGCCGCGCCCTCCGCAATCGATTTCTTCGCGCAATCGGGTGGAACGCGATCTCCGAGCGCGTTTCCTCTGTGTTGCCGGGCCCGGACATTCCCGAGCGTGAAGCCCCGGGCATGAATGCCCGGGCTCAGTCGAGGCGCCCGGTGAACCGGGCGCGGGTATGCGCGCGCACGCCCCGTTTACGGGGCGACTGACTTGAGCCCGGCGATTCATCGCCGGGTGCGGCTGCGACGGTACGAGGCGGTGCGTATCGAGCTGGCGAACGAGCGAGACCGGGGGCAGCGCCATCAACCCGCCCGGCGCGCGTCGAGCAGTCGGCGGACCGTCTGCATGGCCGGCAGGCCGCCGCGCATCATGTAGAAGAGCGGTGTCCTGCCGGCGAAGATCGGATTGGCATTTGGCAGGTGCACCCACTCATCGGCCAGACGCGGCGAGTGGAGGATGCGTAGCGCCTTGAAGATGCCGATGAGATACGAGATGGGGGTGAGCCGGTCGGTGTCGAGAACCCGTTCGGGGTGGCGCTTCATCTCGTAGAACGGCCCATTGCTGACGCCGCCGAGCAGCGCGCGTGCATCCTCGTCGCGTACCTTCCAGCGCTTCATGATGTTGAAGAAGGCCTTCAGGCCGGGCGCCGACAGCCGCGCCCGCTCACCGCGCGCAGCGAGGTCCGGCGGCGCCTCTGTCCGGTAGATCGTGACGTTCGGTACCGAAAAAAAAGCGGCACGCCCGGAGGCGTGCCGCTTTTTTACCGTCCACTGCGGTGAGTGTTTACTGGGCCACCTGGTTGTTGGTCACGACGATATCGCCAACCGTGGCTGCGTCGCACGACGAGAAGACGCCGCCTATGTTGGCGCCCGAGAGACTCGGCGAGGCCGACGTCAGGTTGGCGCAGCTAAACGCCGATCCGGTCACCGACTCCGGTCCGATGTTGAAGCCCTGGAAATTGCTGACGTTGAACGCAGTCCCCGTCGAGGTGCCGGTGGTGTAAGGCAGCGTGACAGGGTTACCGCGCTGATCGATCGGATCCTGGTCGGTACAGAACGTCTCGGTGCAGAGGCCCGTTTGGGTGCCGATCTGCAGCGTGTTCAAGAGGATTGCCGAGCCGGCAGGTCCGCTACCGCTGAGCGCGATTTGCGGCGGGAACGGCAGACCGCCCTCTTCGCCGTTGCAATCCTGGGTCAGGGTGACGTCTACGGGTTCCAGCCCGCTGCAGCCGATGACGCCGGCGGCGGCGTTGCCGGGACCGTTCACGAATGCGCAGGGTCGGTCAGTCGGGCATTCAACCGGCAGCGGTATGTTGTCGCTGCAATTGCCTGCCAACGCCCCGTCTTCGGTGAACAGCGTTCCACCGCAGGTCTTGACCGGCAGACCGCGCACGCAGGCGCAGGCGATACTGCCCACCGGGATCTTCGGCAGATCCACGCTGGCCGCCTTGATAACCGCGGGGATCTTCCCGTCGCGCTCCTTGCCGATAGTCACCGTCTGTTGCCCGGTCAGCGGCAGCGGCAATTCGCTGACGACGTCGCCGAACACCTTGGCGCAACTGGTGTTCGGGACGCAATCCACCTCGGAGGTCTGGCCGGGTTTGAGCGTAAACGTGATGCTGGTCTCGAACGTGCAGTTCGCCGCACAACCGTCACCGCCGAAAGTCTTGCAGCGCACGCACTTGGATCCCGGGCAGGTCGTGTCCGTACGGCACGCCGAGCCGATCTTGAACCCGCCGTCGCACACTCCGGGCTGGTCGAGGCCGCACTCCTCGTCCTTCTCGCAGGCCGTGCCAGCCGTGTTGCCGCCGATGCAGATGCCGCCGTCGTCGCACTCCTCGGGCGCTACCGGCTCGCCGTCGCCGCAGCCGCCTTCGGGTTCCGGCGGGCAGCCGTTATTCGCGTTGTTGACGGCACTGATGATGTCGTCGATGGAAACCTCGCCGTCGTCGTTGCCGTCGGCATTGGGGCACGCTTCGATCGTCGCCATGCCGTTGGCGATGTTGACCATGGTGATGATCTCGTCCACGGTCACTTCCTTGTCGCCATTACAGTCCCCGGTACACACGGCGGCCGCCACGTTGGCTCCGGCAAGCATGATAAGTCCGGCTGCACCAAGGGTCGCCCATCGGTGCCACTTCTTCTGTATCCTCATACGCGTCTCCTCCTGTGGCCGATGGCTCTCCGCCCGCCGGCCGAGTTTGGTCGCCTGCTCCACACCCTTCTGGCGTTATCCGGGCGCAACTTCCTCTTATCCTAATGATTGCAATAATCCCTGACGGTTCGTCAAGCGCCAGTTCGCGCTTTTCCTTAAAGCCGGTGCCACCCGTCGTTGCGGCGTTCCGCGGCGCTGTGTAGCCTGCCGCGCATGGGCGGCGGTCGGCCACGTGGCGGAGACGGAAGGCGCTCGTGAAAGGCGTGCGGGGATGGCTGGCTGCCTTGATCGGGCTGATCCTGGCAGCGCTTTACCTGGAGCGCGCCTATCTGCTGGCGGCGGCGGGCGCGTTCCTCGTGGTCAGCGACGTGCCGCGGTCGAGCGACGCGATTGTGGTGCTGTCCGGGTCGTTGCCGGACCGCATTCTCGAAGCCGTGGACCTGTACAAGAGCGGGCTCGCCCCGCGGATCGTATTGACGCAGGAGACGCCGCTTCCCGGCCTGCGCGAGCTGCGGGCCCGCGGCGCCAACATGGTCGAACGACACGAGCAGAACCTCGACATTGCCCGTCAGCTCGGCGTGCCGCCGGCGGCGATGTCCGTGGTGTCCACACCCGCGTGGAGCACGGCAACCGAGGCGGAGGCGCTGGTCGCGTACTTCGACGCCGAGGGCATCCGTTCGATCCTGCTGGTTACCTCGAAGGCGCACGCCCGCCGCGCCGTGATGACGTTTCGCGACCTGGCTTGCGGCCGCCTTCGTGTCCTGGTCGTACCGTCGCGTTACGATCCGTTCACCCCGGCGGAGTGGTGGCGGCGGCGGCCGTGGGCGAGGCGTCTGTTCTTCGAGTACCTCAAGCTCGCCAACTACGCTTTGATCGAACGCTGGGGCGCCCGGTGTCCCGAGGCGGCTGCGTGACCGCCGCCGCTCGACCGCGGACCGGAGTGGAGACGCTCTATTTGCGGCTCGCCCCGGGCGATATCGCCTTCGTCAAGTTCCTGTTCGAAGCTTACGAAGAAGTCGCGACCGTCCGGACCGTCGACAAGGATGCGGCGGTGATCGTACTGCTGATTGCGCCTGACTTCCTGTCGGTGGCGCGGGCGATCCTCGACGACATCCGGCGCACCGTGCGCTACGAGGAAATCGCGGCTCCGGCGTTACCGTCCGACGACTGGCTGATGCGCGAACTCGACGAGGACGGGTCGGGGCAGTAGGGGGGGATGTGGGCTTGAGGGGATGAGGGTGTTCTTGGGGGCGTGTGGACGGGGCGACTCTGCCGGGGGCTTCTAGTTGCTGGTGCTTGGGGGGGCGGGTTCGGCGTCGGGTACCGGAGCGGGTCTGGTGCCGAATACATAGGCGACGCCGATGCTGAGCGCGTAGAGCAGTAGCAGGGGGCCGGCCATGAGGAGTTGGGAGGCGACGTCGGGCCCCGGGGTCAGGATCGCCGCCAGCACGAAGATTACCAGTATCGCGTAGCGCGTATAGGCGATCATCATCTGGTGGGTGACTACGCCGAGACGCGCGAAGAAGAACGTGAACACCGGCAGCTCGAAGGTGACGCCGAAGGCGAGCAGCATGCGTGCGGTAAAGGTCAGGTACTCGCTGATGCGGATCTCCGGGCTGATGCCGATCGAGCCGTACTGCTCGATGAGAAACCGGTAGCCTACCGGCATGACGATCTCGTAACAGAACCACGCGCCGGCGACGAAAAACACGGTGCCGAAAAAGACGAAGGGGCGCGCGTAGCGTTTCTCCGTGTCGTACAGGCCGGGCGCCACAAACCGCCAGATCTGGTACAGAATGACCGGGCTGGCCAGAAAGATGCCGGCGAGAAACGCCACTTTGATCTTGGTGAAGAACGCCTCCGCCACTCCCGTGCCGATGAGGTTGACGTCGGTCACCTCCAGGCCCGGCTGGTTCAGTCCGAGCAACGGACGGGTCAGCAGTTCGAAAAGCCGATCCGCGAAGGCGTACGCGGCAGCGAAGCCGACGGCGATGGCGAGCAATGACCGCACCAATCGCGTGCGCAACTCTTCGAGATGCGCCGTCAGAGGCATGCGGGCGTCGCCCATGCTCTTTACGCCTGGGTCGGGGGCTCGCCGTCGCTCACCCGGGTAGGTGGCGTGCTATCCCCGCCCGGTGGTGGCTCGTCCGCGACCCCTCGCGGCACGCTGTCGCCGGCCGGTTGGGGGGGGGCGGCGGCCGGGGCCGGAGCCGGCCGGCCGGCGCCTTCGACCTCGCGCTCGATCATGCGCCGGGCGTTCTGCAACTCGTCGGTCACCCCGCTGGTGGCTTTGCGCAGTTCCGCCAGACCCTTGCCGAGGAGACGCGCGACTTCGGGCAGGCGCTGCGGTCCGAGCACGATCAGTGCGACGACAAGGATGACGATGAGCTCTGGCGTACCGATGCCGAACATGCAGGGCGGACTCGTAGAGGATCGGACGCTAAAGTAAACGCCGCGGGGTGTCAATTCGCCTCCGCGCGGCACGCCGCCGGGGCGCCTTTGCCGGTTGCTATTGCTCGGCGAATCGCCCATGATCGGCGCCGCTACGAACGCACGATGCGCACCCGAGGCCGGGTGCGCGGTGTAGTCCCGGATCGATTCTGGGGGCTTGGTGTCTCCCGGCGGAGGCAGGCCGCAGGGGGCTTTGCATGGGGGACGGTATGCAGTCGCGCAACCTGATACTGGCGATCGGTGCCGCCGTCGTTGCGATCGCAGCCCAGGCGCGGCCCGGCGCCGCGCTGACGGCCTGCACGGCGGCGCAAATCGTTGCGCAGGACTCCGCCAACTGCCCGAGCGGGACGGGTCCCTGTACCATTAAAAAGGATTTCGATGTGGCCGGGGGGTGCGTGCTCGACTTCGGCCAGCGGGACGTCACGTTGGCGAATCTGGCCGTACTCGATCTCGGTCCGGGAACCGTGACCATTGTGGCGCGCAACTTCACGGTTGCCGCCGGCGGGTACATTGACGGCCGCGGGACCGCGTCGGCGCCTCCCGGCGATCAAGGCAGCACGATCCAAATCGAGACTACCGAGAACTTCGCCGTGCGGCGTACCAGCCTGATCGGCCGCATCGAGGTTTCAGGTACCTATCGCGCCGGTGCCATCGAGATCTCAGCCGGCGGGAGCGTGACCGTGGAAGGCCGCCTGGAGGCCGACAGCCTCGATACGGCCGACGGCGGCGACATCGATATCACTGCCGGCACCAACATCACGTCTACTGCGTCCAGCGACATTTCCGCGAACGGTATCCAGTTTGGCTCTGGCGGCTCGGTGACCATCGAGGCCGGCAATGCCGTCAATCTTGCTGGGGCCATCGACTTATCCGGATACGGCGGCGGTAGTGCCGATGTAACCGCCGCCACCGGGTCCGTGCAACTCGCCGGCATCAATCTGCGCGGTAACGGCTACGGTTCCAGCACGATCAGCGAGTCGGGGGACGGGGGCGAGCTTAGCGTCAGCGCGTTCACGAGCGTCGTCGTGGTCGGTTCTCTCGATGCGAGCGGTTCTACCGGTGGGGACGGCGGTCCCGTCGACATCAGCGCCGACTATGGTTCGGTGACGATCTCCGGGG
It includes:
- the tatC gene encoding twin-arginine translocase subunit TatC, whose protein sequence is MGDARMPLTAHLEELRTRLVRSLLAIAVGFAAAYAFADRLFELLTRPLLGLNQPGLEVTDVNLIGTGVAEAFFTKIKVAFLAGIFLASPVILYQIWRFVAPGLYDTEKRYARPFVFFGTVFFVAGAWFCYEIVMPVGYRFLIEQYGSIGISPEIRISEYLTFTARMLLAFGVTFELPVFTFFFARLGVVTHQMMIAYTRYAILVIFVLAAILTPGPDVASQLLMAGPLLLLYALSIGVAYVFGTRPAPVPDAEPAPPSTSN
- a CDS encoding YdcF family protein encodes the protein MKGVRGWLAALIGLILAALYLERAYLLAAAGAFLVVSDVPRSSDAIVVLSGSLPDRILEAVDLYKSGLAPRIVLTQETPLPGLRELRARGANMVERHEQNLDIARQLGVPPAAMSVVSTPAWSTATEAEALVAYFDAEGIRSILLVTSKAHARRAVMTFRDLACGRLRVLVVPSRYDPFTPAEWWRRRPWARRLFFEYLKLANYALIERWGARCPEAAA
- a CDS encoding DUF1566 domain-containing protein, yielding MRRTGHYLIAAGLLLAAVPATAAPTPEQKCEAGKNQAAGKYADCRQKAEAGLVKTGDITKYNTAIGKCETKFQDKWQKLIDAATAASATCPDAPLAASAYKDVIDEHSDNIAQALGGGGLEDCDADLATCTADLAACYALPAAQRLKTGQTLCYDAIGTPIACAGSGQDGEFQKGVARAYVDNGDGTVTDTKTGLMWEKLSDDGSIHDRDDYYTWTAAVTTKIATLNGGGGFAGYTDWRLPNINELQSLVNYGASSPAIDAAFNTACAASCTVTTCSCTVSAYYWSSTTTQDYPNFAWDVTFGIGLVVAYDKSGTNYVRAVRGGS
- a CDS encoding twin-arginine translocase TatA/TatE family subunit — encoded protein: MFGIGTPELIVILVVALIVLGPQRLPEVARLLGKGLAELRKATSGVTDELQNARRMIEREVEGAGRPAPAPAAAPPQPAGDSVPRGVADEPPPGGDSTPPTRVSDGEPPTQA
- a CDS encoding DUF2384 domain-containing protein → MYRTEAPPDLAARGERARLSAPGLKAFFNIMKRWKVRDEDARALLGGVSNGPFYEMKRHPERVLDTDRLTPISYLIGIFKALRILHSPRLADEWVHLPNANPIFAGRTPLFYMMRGGLPAMQTVRRLLDARRAG
- a CDS encoding DUF4911 domain-containing protein codes for the protein MTAAARPRTGVETLYLRLAPGDIAFVKFLFEAYEEVATVRTVDKDAAVIVLLIAPDFLSVARAILDDIRRTVRYEEIAAPALPSDDWLMRELDEDGSGQ